One Ranitomeya imitator isolate aRanImi1 chromosome 1, aRanImi1.pri, whole genome shotgun sequence DNA window includes the following coding sequences:
- the LOC138657427 gene encoding zinc finger protein 84-like isoform X4, protein MLLNYKVEDEDIKQHATEEYLITLVNVNSELYSRDLIYDSPNPEEPSPEQFQILTLSTSQTKGQEIQCGGQFTKSSEHLEHKKIHTGKKPYSCLECGKCLSGKSSLIRHVRCHTGVKPYSCSVCGKCFTQQSDLVKHQRLHTGEKPYSCSECGNCFSDKSRLAIHTRTHTGEKPYSCSECSRCFTYRSSFVYHQQSHTRGKPYCCSECGKRFLSNSTFAKHMKTHTGEKKYSCSECGKYFRNNSTLMKHGKIHTGEKPYSCLVCGKCFSHKSGLVKHQRIHTGEKPYSCSECEKSFSDKSSFIKHQRIHTGEKPYSCSECEKVFTNRSSFVYHQQSHTGDKPYSCLECGKCFSDNSTFVKHMRSHTGEKPYPCSECGKCFTCKSSLVVHQKSHTGAMPYSCSECGKGFSNNSAFIKHSRIHTGEKPYSCSECGKCFTHKSSFIMHQRIHTGEKPHSCIECGKCFITKAKLNDHYRIHTGERPFPCSICGKCFISHSSLLSHEKIHKGKKYSCSLCKKCFAKKSSLVKHQTIHTDKS, encoded by the coding sequence ATGTTACTAAATTATAAAGTAGAAGATGAAGATATCAAGCAGCATGCTACAGAAGAATATCTCATTACCCTTGTAAATGTAAATTCAGAACTTTACAGTAGAGACCTAATTTATGATTCACCTAATCCTGAGGAACCTTCTCCTGAGCAATTTCAAATTCTCACTTTAAGCACAAGTCAGACAAAAGGACAAGAGATTCAGTGTGGTGGACAGTTCACGAAAAGCTCAGAACATTTGGAACACAAAAAAATTCACACCGGGAAGAAGCCATactcctgtttagaatgtgggaaatgtctcTCAGGCAAATCAAGCCTAATAAGACATGTGAGAtgtcacacaggggtgaagccgtattcatgttcagtatgtggaaaatgttttacacaacAATCAGATCTTGTGAAGCATCAGagactccacacaggggagaaaccatactcctgttctgaatgtgggaattgTTTTTCAGATAAATCAAGGCTTGCTATTCATaccagaactcacacaggagaaaagccatattcGTGTTCTGAATGCTCAAGGTGTTTTACATATAGATCAAGTTTTGTCTATCATCAGCAAAGTCACACAAGAGGGAAACCATACtgctgctcagaatgtggaaaacgttTTTTGTCTAATTCAACATTTGCTAAACATAtgaaaactcacacaggagagaagaagtattcatgttcagaatgtgggaaatacttTAGAAATAATTCAACTCTTATGAAGCATGGGaaaattcatacaggagagaaaccGTACTCATGTTTAGTATGTGGAAAGTGTTTTTCACATAAGTCaggtcttgttaaacatcagagaatacacacaggggaaaagccatactCCTGCTCAGAATGTGAGAAAAGTTTTTCAGATAAATCAAGTTTTATtaaacaccagagaattcacacaggagagaagccgtattcgtgttcagaatgtgaaaaGGTCTTTACAAACAGATCAAGTTTTGTTTATCACCAACAAAGTCACACAGGAGATAAACCGtattcctgtttagaatgtgggaaatgtttttcagataACTCAACTTTTGTTAAACAtatgagaagtcacacaggagagaagccatatccatgttcagaatgtgggaagtgttttacgtGTAAATCAAGTCTAGTTGTGCATCAGAAAAGTCACACAGGAGCGATGCcctattcatgttctgaatgtggaaagGGATTTTCAAATAATTCGGCTTTTATTAAACATtcaagaattcacacaggagagaagccgtattcctgTTCAGAGTGCGGCAAATGTTTTACACATAAATCAAGTTTTATTatgcatcagagaattcacacaggagagaagccgcatTCATgtatagaatgtgggaaatgttttattactAAAGCCAAACTTAATGATCATTatcgaattcacacaggagagaggcCATTTCCATGTTCtatatgtgggaaatgctttataaGTCATTCAAGTCTTCTTTCACACGAGAAAATTCACAAAGGAAAAAAATATTCATGTTCACTCTGTAAGAAATGTTTTGCAAAAAAATCgagtcttgttaaacatcagaccaTTCACACAGACAAGAGCTGA